One region of Synechococcus elongatus PCC 11801 genomic DNA includes:
- the petN gene encoding cytochrome b6-f complex subunit PetN yields MELLTFGWAALLAVFTFSLAMVVWGRNGDGSIGF; encoded by the coding sequence ATGGAACTGTTGACCTTTGGTTGGGCCGCTTTGCTGGCTGTCTTCACGTTCTCGCTGGCAATGGTGGTCTGGGGTCGGAATGGCGACGGCAGCATTGGCTTCTAG
- the clpS gene encoding ATP-dependent Clp protease adapter ClpS, giving the protein MAAPATAPGTTTTRVRQPYPHFRVIVLDDDVNTFQHVADCLLKYIPGMTGDRAWDLTNQVHFEGAATVWSGPQEQAELYHEQLRREGLTMAPLEAV; this is encoded by the coding sequence ATCGCTGCACCAGCGACTGCCCCTGGTACAACGACAACTCGCGTTCGCCAGCCCTATCCGCACTTTCGTGTGATTGTGCTTGACGACGACGTCAATACGTTTCAGCACGTCGCAGACTGCCTGCTGAAGTACATTCCGGGCATGACGGGCGATCGCGCTTGGGATCTCACCAATCAAGTTCATTTTGAAGGAGCCGCCACCGTGTGGAGCGGCCCCCAAGAGCAAGCAGAGCTCTATCACGAGCAACTGCGGCGCGAAGGCTTGACCATGGCCCCGCTAGAAGCTGTTTGA
- a CDS encoding YggT family protein — protein MMSSSLGLLLNTLSITLNIYFVLLIIRVLLSWFPNFQGSQFMLILGQLTDPYLDLFRRFIPPLGGMDFSPILAFFILQAVTQAVQQLAIQTSGSFSAFY, from the coding sequence CTGCTCAACACGCTTTCGATCACCCTCAACATCTACTTCGTGTTGTTGATCATTCGTGTGCTCCTGAGCTGGTTTCCGAATTTTCAGGGCAGTCAGTTCATGCTGATCTTGGGTCAACTCACCGATCCCTATCTCGATTTATTCCGGCGATTCATTCCGCCGTTGGGTGGGATGGACTTCTCGCCAATTCTGGCTTTTTTCATCCTGCAAGCCGTCACCCAAGCAGTTCAGCAACTGGCTATCCAGACTTCAGGAAGCTTCTCGGCTTTCTACTAA